A window from Pseudoliparis swirei isolate HS2019 ecotype Mariana Trench chromosome 17, NWPU_hadal_v1, whole genome shotgun sequence encodes these proteins:
- the LOC130207591 gene encoding 5-hydroxytryptamine receptor 7, with protein MVVAGSNNGTVDSGNMRSSIMLEDRVGGGDPGDSTIMMISEALAPRLLKIAHSAAEAAAAVAAAAATTSPTTTSQPQVMETNGTQCGEQILSFGWAEKVLIGGILTMLTLSTICGNLLVVISVCFVKKLRQPSNYLIVSLAVADLSVALAVMPFVSITDLIGGQWIFGQFFCNVFIAMDVMCCTASIMSLCVISIDRYLGITKPLTYPVRQNGCCMAKMVLSVWLLSASITLPPLFGWAQNVNDGRVCLISQDFGYTVYSTAVAFYIPMSVMLIMYNRIYHTAKLSAAKHNITCFPREGERGTGAGAAPRGARRAQDAQRPALSGETGSVDSTEGERDAEEEEESLDCVAAALKLQREVEEECGTRVFRLLKTGEHQPRRKRRNQSIFKREQKAAATLGIVVGAFTFCWLPFFLVSTARPFVCGVECSCVPLWLERTLLWLGYANSLINPFIYAFFNRDLRTTYSNLLRCRYRNINRKLSAAGMHEALKLVAKRDSDE; from the exons ATGGTTGTTGCGGGGTCGAATAACGGAACCGTCGATAGTGGCAACATGAGATCCTCAATCATGTTAGAGGATAGAGTCGGCGGTGGAGATCCTGGGGACTCCACCATCATGATGATCTCGGAGGCTCTTGCGCCCCGGCTGCTGAAGATTGCGCACAGCGCCGCggaagcagcagctgcagtggcggcggcggcggcaacgACGTCTCCGACCACCACCAGTCAGCCGCAGGTCATGGAGACGAACGGGACCCAGTGCGGAGAGCAGATCCTCAGCTTCGGCTGGGCTGAGAAAGTCCTGATCGGCGGGATCCTCACCATGCTCACACTCTCCACCATTTGTGGGAACTTGCTGGTGGTCATCTCCGTGTGCTTCGTCAAAAAGCTGCGCCAGCCGTCCAACTATCTGATCGTGTCGCTTGCAGTGGCGGACCTGTCGGTGGCCCTGGCCGTGATGCCGTTCGTCAGCATCACGGATCTGATTGGTGGTCAGTGGATTTTTGGACAGTTCTTCTGTAACGTTTTCATCGCCATGGATGTGATGTGCTGCACCGCGTCCATCATGAGTCTGTGCGTAATCAGCATCGATAG GTATCTGGGTATCACGAAACCTCTGACGTATCCCGTCCGGCAAAATGGCTGCTGCATGGCCAAGATGGTGCTGTCCGTGTGGCTCCTCTCCGCCTCCATCACCCTGCCTCCGCTGTTCGGCTGGGCGCAGAACGTCAACGACGGCAGAGTCTGCCTCATCAGCCAGGACTTCGGCTACACCGTCTACTCCACGGCGGTGGCGTTCTACATCCCCATGTCGGTGATGTTGATCATGTACAACCGCATCTACCACACCGCCAAACTTAGCGCCGCCAAGCACAATATCACCTGCTTCCCCAGGGAGGGGGAAAGGGGCACGGGGGCGGGGGCGGCCCCTCGGGGGGCGAGAAGAGCCCAAGACGCTCAACGGCCGGCGCTATCGGGAGAAACTGGAAGCGTCGACTCCACGGAGGGTGAGCGGGacgccgaggaagaggaggagagcttgGACTGCGTGGCGGCGGCGTTGAAGCTCCAGcgcgaggtggaggaggagtgcgGCACTCGCGTCTTTCGCCTCCTCAAGACCGGCGAACACCAACCACGGCGGAAGAGGAGAAACCAGTCCATCTTCAAGCGGGAGCAGAAGGCCGCCGCCACTCTGGGCATCGTGGTCGGTGCCTTCACCTTCTGCTGGCTGCCGTTCTTCTTGGTGTCCACCGCCAGGCCCTTCGTCTGCGGCGTGGAGTGCAGCTGCGTGCCGCTCTGGCTGGAGAGAACTCTGCTGTGGCTGGGATACGCCAACTCCCTCATTAATCCCTTCATTTATGCATTTTTCAACCGTGATCTGAGGACCACCTACAGTAACCTCCTGCGGTGCCGCTACCGGAACATCAATCGGAAGCTGTCGGCGGCGGGCATGCACGAGGCTCTGAAACTGGTGGCGAAGCGAGACTCTGATGAGTAG
- the prorsd1 gene encoding prolyl-tRNA synthetase associated domain-containing protein 1, with the protein MSENLRAELEKYLQSLNIRTTCVEHPPVFTVEEMMPHLQDVSGAVTKNLFLKDKKKKGLWLVSARHDRQVNLNDLAKKLGVGSGNLRFADEATMLEKLKVGQGCATALALLFDRDQSVKFVLDRDLVEGGHEMVCFHPMTNAATMGLRPDDLLRFLKETGHEPVLESFTSD; encoded by the exons aTGTCTGAAAATTTGCGGGCCGAGCTGGAGAAATACCTGCAGAGCTTAAACATCCGGACGACGTGCGTGGAGCACCCGccg GTGTTCACCGTGGAGGAGATGATGCCTCACCTGCAGGACGTGAGCGGAGCCGTCACTAAGAACCTCTTCctgaaggacaagaagaagaagggcctGTGGCTGGTATCGGCTCGGCACGACCGCCAG GTGAACCTCAACGACCTCGCCAAGAAGCTCGGCGTCGGCAGCGGCAACCTGCGCTTCGCGGACGAGGCGACCATGTTGGAGAAACTCAAG GTGGGTCAGGGCTGTGCGACGGCTCTCGCTCTGCTCTTTGACCGGGACCAGAGTGTGAAGTTCGTCCTGGACCGGGACCTGGTGGAGGGAGGCCACGAGATGGTCTGCTTCCACCCCATGACCAACGCCGCCACCATGGGGCTCCGGCCGGACGACCTGCTGCGCTTCCTCAAGGAAACGGGACATGAACCCGTCCTGGAGAGCTTTACGTCGGACTGA